From Arachis stenosperma cultivar V10309 chromosome 2, arast.V10309.gnm1.PFL2, whole genome shotgun sequence, one genomic window encodes:
- the LOC130961632 gene encoding BEACH domain-containing protein C2-like, with translation MMEEEDESKEIKTSGIELDSGGVVDGSVMQSGKSNQKENLSVGSGVEDEHEVEKQGRGVDFATSLVDESQFEQVYLKDQEKNNEYAYSKQPSGLDDVQQPVDGNAEDFQYPSGTYSTGYSSPVADMQHYPFSPEAEEHFGQSASSTGLNTPGFSPVRSPSKPRQKNAVPNVSAELLHLVDSAIMGKPESMEKLKNIASGVEILGNGEEMENVAFLIVDSLLATMGGVESFDEDGANNPPSVMLNSRAAIVSGELIPWLPYVGDSDAVMSPRTRMVRGLLAILRACTRNRAMCSMAGLLAVLLRTAEKIFTVDVGLNGQIRWDGTPLCHCIQYLAGHSLSVRDLHRWFQIITRTLTTIWAPRLMIAMEKAMNEKESSGPACTFEFDGESSGLLGPGEKSWPFINGYAFATWIYIESFADALNTATVAAAIAAAAAAKSGRSSAMSAAAAASALAGEGTAHMPRLFSFLSSDNQGIEAYFHAQFLVVETGIGKGKRSALHFTYAFKPQCWYFIGVEHIGKHGIIGNAESEVRLYVDGSLYESRPFEFPKISKPLAFCCIGTNPPPTMAGLQRRRRQCPLFAEMGPVYIFKDPIGQEKMARLASRGGDIVPSFGNAAGIPWLATNAHVQSKAEESVLLDAEVGGFIHLLYHPSLLSGRFCPDASPPGAAGLLRRPAEVLGQVHVATRMRPVDALWALAYGGPLSLLPLAISNLREDTLEPKQGNFSVSIATTSLAGPIFRIISTAIKYPKNNEELSRGRGPEVLSKILNYLLQTISSFDVEKSDGVRDEELVAAVVSLCQSQNINHPLKVQLFTTLLLDLKIWSLCSYGIQKKLLSSLADMVFTESTVMRDANAIQMLLDGCRKCYWIIPEKDSVNTFSLTGTRPVGEINALVDELLVVIELLIVAASPSFASDDVRCLLGFLVDSPQPSQIARMLHLFYRLVVQPNKSRAQTFAEAFLASGGIETLLVLLQREAKAGDNDVLESMSKHSDLSKPETNSRIETRERCQYDEAFEEKSEYVLQDNDQGSQFVDSGSYLDDPGSPDANSERMALTSELSSDKNLGGISLSISADSARKNVYNVDKSDGIVVRIIGLLGALVASGHLKFDCPAGPDTSSNLLGVGLDEGGCTMFDDKVSLLLYALQKAFQAAPNRLMTNNVYTALLAASLNASSTEDGLNFSDSGHRFKHSQLLLVLLHSLPFAPRPLQRRVLQDVLFLACSHPENRTNLTNMEEWPEWILEVLISNHEVGSSKSSDHTSPRDIEDLIHNFLMTLLEHSMRQKDGWKDIEATIHCAEWLCIVGGSSTGEHRMRREEALPIFKRRLLGALLEFSAQELQVQTHTIAAAAAGVAAEGLSPDLAKVEAENAAYLSVALVENAIVILMLVEDHLRLQSKQFTLRATDVSPSPLSLFFPAQDNSPSLSVTGESTEVMGDRTSSSSNSGAVSLDVLASMADANGQISTSVMERLAAAAAAEPYESVSCAFVSYGSCAKDLANGWKFRSRLWYGVGLPSKGTPLGGGAGGWEIWKSALEKDGNGNWVELPLVKKSMAMLQALLLDESGLGGGLGIGGGSGTGMGAMAALYQLLDSDQPFFCMLRMVLLSMREEDDGGEHMLMKTSTIEDAISEGRKQNSTLLWSVLSPVLNMPISEFKRQRVLVACCLLYSEVYHAVSIDQKPLRKQYLEAILPPFVAVLRRWRPILAGTHELATTDGLNPLTVDDPALAADALPVEAALAMMSPAWAAAFASPPAAMALAMAAAGTSGGESRAPVRNTQLRRDTSLMERKQQAKLTTFSSFQKPLEAPTKTPPLPKDKAAAKAAALAAARDLQRFSKIGAGRGLSAVAMATSAQRRNASDMERVKRWTITEAMGVAWMECLQPVDTKSVYEKDFNALSYKFIAVLVASFALARNMQRSEIDRRGNVDIIARHRINTGIRGWRKLIRQLIEMRTLFGPFADHLYSPPLVFWKLDFMESSCRMRRCLKRNYRGYDHLGAAANYDDDNSEKNKDQKTPILSAEAISIDGINEDEEQAEIDNLDAKVNDIEDKVMNQPPKLSEPVEQTVEQSLETSATKLSSVEGIVRSSSGIAPGYVPSELDERIVLELPSSMVQPLRVLQGTFQVTSRRINFIVDNSACSTPVDGLDINSEAWDQEKDRSWLTSSLHQIFSRRYLLRRSALELFMVDRSNFFFDFGSSEGRRNAYRAIVQSRPPHLNNIYLATQRPEQLLKRIQLMERWARWEISNFDYLMQLNTLAGRSYNDITQYPVFPWILSDYSSESLDLSNPSSYRDLSKPIGALNPDRLTKFQERYASFNDPVIPKFHYGSHYSSAGTVLHYLVRVEPFTTLAIKLQGGKFDHADRMFSDVSTTWNGVLEDMSDVKELVPELFYLPEVLTNENSIDFGTTQLGEKLDTVRLPPWAENPVDFVHKHRMALESEYASAHLHEWIDLIFGYKQRGKEAIAANNVFFYVTYEGTVDIDKISDPVQQRATQDQIAYFGQTPSQLLTVPHLKKKPLAEVLHLQTIFRNPKEVKPYVVPSPQHCNLPAAAIHASSDMVVVVDMNAPAAHIAQHKWQPNTPDGQGTPFLFHHGKAASGSAGGLMRMFKGASDEEWLFPKALAFAASGIRSQAIVAVTCDKEIITGGHADNSIRVVSSDGAKTLETAYAHCAPVTCVGLSPDSNYLVTGSEDTTVIIWRIHRSHTSRVSDSSISSLPSTSGTSSSHLFFEKNQRRRIQGPLQVLRGHHGEILSCCVNSDVGVVVSCSESSDVLLHSIRRGRLIKRLDGVEAHSVCLSSEGVVMTWNESQHTLCTFTINGVMIAKTELSFYKGVTCMEISVDGRNALLGISSAENSKPQDNSWWNKTGITDPDSPPKETHEADRIDVPSPSICFLDLHTLEVIHVMKLAEGQEITALALNKDNTNLLVSTLDKNLIIFTDPALSLKVVDQMLKLGWEGDGLKNLIKS, from the exons ATGATGGAAGAAGAGGATGAATCGAAAGAGATAAAAACATCCGGTATTGAATTAGATAGTGGTGGGGTAGTAGATGGTAGTGTGATGCAATCTGGTAAGAGTAATCAGAAAGAAAATCTAAGTGTTGGCAGTGGCGTTGAGGATGAACATGAAGTTGAAAAACAAGGACGTGGAGTTGATTTTGCAACATCACTTGTGGATGAGAGTCAGTTTGAGCAAGTGTATTTGAAAGATCAAGAGAAGAATAATGAGTATGCATATTCAAAACAACCGTCAGGTCTAGATGATGTACAGCAACCAGTTGATGGAAATGCAGAGGATTTTCAATATCCGTCTGGGACGTATTCGACAGGGTATTCTTCTCCAGTTGCTGACATGCAACATTATCCATTTAGTCCAGAGGCAGAGGAACATTTTGGTCAGTCTGCCTCATCAACTGGTTTAAATACACCTGGATTTTCTCCTGTTCGTTCTCCATCAAAGCCAAGACAAAAAAATGCCGTGCCAAATGTGTCCGCAGAGTTATTGCATTTAGTTGATTCAGCTATCATGGGGAAACCAGAAAGTATGGAAAAGCTAAAGAACATTGCAAGCGGTGTAGAAATTTTAGGGAATGGCGAGGAGATGGAGAACGTTGCTTTCTTAATAGTAGATTCACTTCTTGCAACAATGGGTGGAGTTGAAAGTTTTGATGAGGATGGTGCTAACAATCCTCCTAGTGTAATGCTGAACTCTCGGGCTGCCATCGTGTCGGGCGAACTTATTCCCTGGCTTCCTTATGTAGGTGATTCTGACGCTGTCATGTCACCTAGGACACGTATGGTGAGGGGACTACTTGCCATATTACGTGCTTGCACTAGAAATAGAGCAATGTGCTCAATGGCTGGTCTATTAGCAGTACTGTTGAGAACAGCAGAAAAGATTTTTACTGTGGATGTTGGCTTAAATGGGCAAATAAGGTGGGACGGAACTCCCTTGTGCCACTGCATACAGTACTTGGCTGGGCATTCTCTTAGTGTTCGTGATCTTCATAGATGGTTCCAAATCATCACAAGAACCCTTACCACGATATGGGCTCCACGCTTAATGATTGCAATGGAGAAAGCAATGAATGAAAAGGAGTCAAGTGGACCAGCTTGCACGTTTGAGTTCGATGGTGAAAGTTCTGGTTTGCTTGGTCCAGGTGAGAAAAGCTGGCCATTTATCAATGGGTATGCATTTGCAACATGGATCTACATTGAATCATTTGCCGACGCATTAAATACTGCCACAGTTGCGGCTGCAATCGCTGCTGCTGCAGCAGCTAAGTCTGGTAGATCATCAGCTATGTCAGCTGCAGCTGCagctagtgcacttgctggtgaAGGTACAGCACACATGCCTCGCTTATTTAGTTTTTTATCTTCTGATAATCAGGGGATAGAGGCTTATTTTCATGCACAATTTTTGGTTGTTGAAACTGGTATCGGAAAGGGAAAGAGATCTGCTTTGCATTTTACATATGCATTCAAACCACAGTGCTGGTACTTCATTGGTGTTGAACATATAGGCAAGCATGGAATCATTGGGAATGCAGAAAGCGAAGTGAGGTTATACGTAGATGGGTCTTTATATGAAAGTCGTCCATTTGAGTTCCCTAAGATTTCCAAGCCCCTTGCATTTTGCTGCATAGGAACTAACCCTCCTCCTACTATGGCTGGTTTGCAACGCCGTCGTCGTCAGTGTCCTTTGTTTGCGGAGATGGGCCCGGTTTACATCTTTAAAGATCCAATTGGCCAAGAAAAAATGGCACGTTTGGCTTCTAGAGGAGGTGATATAGTGCCTTCGTTTGGTAATGCAGCAGGGATTCCATGGCTTGCAACAAATGCCCATGTGCAAAGCAAGGCAGAAGAAAGTGTTCTATTGGATGCAGAAGTCGGAGGTTTCATTCACCTGCTCTACCATCCTAGTTTGCTTAGTGGGCGTTTCTGTCCAGATGCTTCACCTCCAGGTGCTGCAG GATTGCTCCGACGTCCAGCTGAGGTTCTTGGGCAAGTCCATGTTGCTACACGGATGAGGCCTGTTGATGCTTTGTGGGCATTGGCTTATGGTGGTCCACTGTCTTTGCTTCCCTTGGCTATAAGCAATTTACGTGAGGATACTCTAGAACCAAAGCAAGGGAATTTTTCTGTATCTATAGCCACCACGTCTCTTGCTGGTCCTATATTTAGAATTATATCCACAGCTATTAAATATCCAAAGAATAATGAGGAGTTATCTCGTGGTAGAGGGCCTGAggttctttcaaaaattttgaactATCTTCTCCAAACAATATCTTCCTTTGATGTTGAGAAGAGTGATGGTGTAAGAGATGAGGAACTTGTTGCAGCTGTTGTCTCACTTTGTCAATCTCAGAACATTAACCATCCACTTAAAGTGCAGCTCTTCACTACGCTGCTATTAGACTTAAAAATTTGGAGCTTGTGTAGTTATGGAATACAAAAGAAGCTTCTATCATCACTTGCTGACATGGTTTTCACTGAGTCAACAGTGATGCGAGATGCCAATGCCATTCAGATGCTTCTTGATGGGTGCAGAAAATGCTATTGGATTATTCCTGAAAAGGATTCAGTAAATACCTTTTCCCTAACTGGAACAAGACCAGTTGGTGAAATCAATGCTTTGGTCGATGAGCTCTTAGTGGTAATTGAACTTCTAATAGTAGCAGCATCTCCTTCTTTTGCATCAGATGATGTCCGATGTTTACTTGGATTCTTGGTTGACAGTCCACAACCCAGTCAG attGCTAGAATGTTGCATCTCTTCTACAGGTTAGTTGTGCAACCAAATAAATCTAGAGCTCAAACATTTGCAGAGGCATTCCTAGCGTCTGGTGGTATTGAAACGCTACTTGTCCTTCTCCAAAGGGAAGCTAAAGCTGGAGACAATGATGTCTTGGAATCAATGTCAAAGCATTCTGATCTTTCAAAACCTGAGACTAACAGTAGAATTGAGACCAGAGAAAGATGTCAGTATGATGAAGCATTTGAGGAGAAAAGTGAATACGTTTTACAAGACAATGACCAAGGTTCTCAATTTGTTGATAGTGGCAGTTATCTTGATGATCCTGGTTCTCCTGATGCGAATAGTGAAAGGATGGCATTAACCTCTGAACTTTCGTCTGACAAGAACTTGGGAGGCATAAGTCTATCTATTAGTGCCGACAGTGCTAGAAAAAATGTTTACAATGTTGATAAAAGTGATGGCATTGTTGTTCGAATAATAGGTCTCTTGGGTGCTTTAGTAGCTTCTGGGCATTTGAAGTTTGATTGCCCTGCTGGTCCAGATACATCAAGCAACCTTTTGGGTGTTGGACTAGATGAAGGAGGTTGTACTATGTTTGATGATAAagtttctcttcttctttatGCCTTACAGAAGGCTTTTCAAGCTGCACCCAACAGGCTAATGACTAACAATGTTTACACAGCCTTATTGGCTGCCTCG TTAAATGCTTCTTCAACTGAGGATGGACTGAATTTCTCTGATTCTGGTCACCGCTTCAAGCATTCACAACTTCTATTGGTGCTTTTGCATTCCCTTCCATTTGCGCCAAGGCCTCTGCAGAGAAGAGTACTTCAG GATGTTCTATTTTTGGCTTGCAGTCATCCAGAAAACAGAACCAATCTGACAAATATGGAGGAATGGCCAGAATGGATTTTAGAGGTCCTAATATCAAACCATGAG GTGGGTTCAAGCAAATCATCTGATCATACAAGCCCAAGAGACATAGAGGACCTTATACATAACTTCCTTATGACCTTACTAGAACATTCGATGCGCCAAAAAGATGGATGGAAG GATATTGAAGCAACAATTCATTGTGCTGAATGGCTTTGTATTGTGGGTGGATCTAGCACAGGAGAACATAGGATGAG GCGTGAGGAAGCATTGCCTATATTCAAGAGGAGACTTTTAGGTGCCTTGTTGGAGTTTTCTGCTCAAGAATTGCAGGTTCAG ACTCACACTATTGCTGCAGCTGCTGCTGGCGTTGCAGCTGAGGGTTTGTCTCCAGATCTCGCTAAGGTGGAGGCTGAGAATGCAGCTTACCTGTCAGTGGCATTAGTAGAGAATGCTATTGTGATACTTATGCTTGTTGAGGATCATTTAAGGTTACAGAGCAAACAGTTTACTTTACGCGCCACAGATGTCTCTCCATCTcccctttctcttttttttccagCCCAGGATAACTCACCGTCATTGTCAGTAACTGGAGAATCAACAGAAGTTATGGGTGATCGCACATCGTCCTCTAGTAATTCTGGGGCAGTCTCTCTAGAT GTCCTTGCTTCGATGGCTGATGCAAATGGTCAAATATCCACTTCCGTGATGGAAAGgcttgctgctgctgctgctgctgagCCTTATGAATCTGTTTCTTGTGCTTTTGTATCCTATGGGTCCTGCGCTAAGGATTTAGCTAATGGCTGGAAATTTCGGAGCCGTTTGTGGTATGGCGTCGGCCTTCCTTCGAAGGGAACTCCACTTGGTGGTGGTGCAGGAGGATGGGAAATTTGGAAGTCAGCTTTGGAGAAAGATGGCAATGGCAACTGGGTTGAGCTTCCTCTGGTGAAGAAGTCTATGGCAATGCTCCAAGCATTGTTGCTAGATGAGTCCGGCCTTGGTGGCGGTCTTGGAATTGGCGGAGGGTCAGGCACTGGGATGGGAGCAATGGCTGCATTGTACCAGCTATTAGACAGTGACCAACCATTCTTTTGCATGCTCCGGATGGTTCTTCTATCAATGAGGGAAGAAGATGATGGGGGAGAACATATGCTGATGAAGACTTCAACAATTGAGGATGCAATCTCTGAAGGAAGGAAACAAAACTCGACACTTTTGTGGAG TGTCCTCTCTCCAGTTCTGAACATGCCAATTTCTGAGTTTAAAAGACAAAGAGTGTTGGTAGCATGCTGTTTACTTTATTCTGAG GTGTACCATGCTGTTAGCATAGACCAAAAGCCTCTCCGTAAACAGTACCTTGAGGCTATTTTACCTCCATTTGTTGCGGTCTTGAGGAGGTGGCGCCCCATCTTGGCTGGAACCCATGAACTCGCAACTACTGATGGTCTGAATCCTCTTACCGTAGATGATCCTGCACTAGCTGCTGATGCCCTTCCAGTCGAG GCTGCTCTGGCAATGATGTCTCCAGCCTGGGCTGCTGCTTTTGCATCTCCACCTGCAGCAATGGCATTGGCTATGGCAGCAGCTGGTACTTCAGGTGGTGAAAGTCGTGCCCCTGTAAGAAATACCCAACTTAGGCGTGACACCTCATTGATGGAACGGAAACAACAGGCTAAGCTTACTACATTTTCAAGCTTTCAAAAACCTTTAGAAGCACCTACTAAAACTCCTCCATTACCCAAGGACAAAGCTGCAGCAAAAGCTGCTGCTTTGGCAGCAGCTCGTGATCTTCAACGATTTTCAAAGATTGGTGCTGGAAGAGGTCTTAGTGCTGTTGCAATGGCTACATCTGCTCAGCGAAGGAATGCTAGTGATATGGAGCGTGTTAAGAGGTGGACTATAACTGAAGCAATGGGAGTTGCCTGGATGGAATGTTTGCAGCCAGTTGATACAAAGTCAGTGTATGAGAAAGATTTTAATGCTTTATCATATAAATTCATTGCAGTTCTAGTTGCCAGTTTTGCCCTAGCAAGGAACATGCAACGGTCTGAG ATTGACAGGCGTGGTAATGTTGATATAATAGCTAGGCATCGAATCAATACAGGAATCCGTGGGTGGCGCAAACTTATTCGGCAGTTAATTGAGATGAGAACTCTTTTTGGGCCTTTTGCGGATCATTTATACAGCCCACCTCTT GTTTTTTGGAAGCTAGATTTTATGGAAAGTTCTTGCCGGATGAGAAGATGTTTGAAGAGGAATTACCGAGGATATGATCATTTAGGTGCTGCAGCCAattatgatgatgataattCAGAGAAGAATAAAGATCAGAAAACACCAATTTTATCAGCAGAAGCAATCTCAATAGACGGTATAAATGAAGATGAAGAACAGGCTGAAATTGATAATCTGGACGCTAAGGTTAATGATATTGAAGACAAAGTAATGAATCAGCCTCCTAAACTTTCTGAACCAGTAGAGCAAACTGTAGAGCAATCTTTAGAAACCAGTGCAACCAAACTTTCGAGTGTTGAAGGTATTGTTCGAAGTTCTTCGGGGATTGCACCTGGCTATGTTCCAAGTGAACTTGATGAAAGAATTGTTCTTGAGCTACCCTCATCAATGGTCCAGCCACTTAGGGTATTACAAGGAACCTTCCAA GTAACCAGTAGGAGGATAAATTTTATAGTAGATAACAGTGCATGCAGCACCCCCGTGGATGGTTTGGATATCAATTCTGAGGCATGGGACCAAGAAAAGGATCGTAGCTGGTTAACGTCATCCCTTCATCAAATTTTTAGCCGGAG ATATCTCCTTAGAAGAAGTGCGCTGGAGCTATTTATGGTGGACCGttcaaattttttctttgaCTTTGGG agtagTGAGGGGCGAAGGAATGCATATCGAGCAATTGTTCAATCACGGCCTCCTCatttaaacaatatatatttgGCCACTCAA AGGCCAGAACAACTTTTGAAAAGAATACAACTTATGGAGCGCTGGGCTAGGTGGGAG ATCAGTAATTTTGACTACCTAATGCAACTCAATACACTGGCTGGGCGTAGTTATAATGATATAACACAG TACCCAGTTTTCCCCTGGATTCTTTCTGATTACAGTTCTGAGAGCTTGGATCTTTCTAACCCTTCTTCTTACCGAGATCTTTCAAAG CCTATTGGTGCACTGAACCCAGACCGTCTGACAAAATTTCAAGAGAGATATGCTAGCTTTAACGACCCAGTCATCCCCAAATTCCATTACGGATCACACTACTCCAGTGCAGGAACA GTTCTGCATTATCTTGTTAGGGTTGAACCATTCACTACCCTTGCAATCAAACTTCAAGGTGGAAAATTTGATCATGCGGATCGGATGTTCTCAGATGTTTCTACTACTTGGAATGGAGTCCTTGAGGACATGAGTGATGTGAAGGAATTG GTTCCCGAGCTATTTTACCTCCCTGAGGTCCTCACAAACGAAAATTCAATTGATTTTGGCACAACACAATTGGGAGAAAAGCTTG ATACTGTAAGACTTCCTCCTTGGGCTGAGAATCCAGTTGATTTTGTGCATAAGCATAGGATGGCTCTGGAGAGTGAGTATGCATCTGCTCATTTACATGAGTGGATTGACCTCATATTTGG GTATAAGCAAAGAGGCAAAGAAGCTATAGCAGCGAATAATGTTTTCTTTTATGTTACCTATGAAGGAACAGTGGATATTGATAAAATATCTGACCCA GTACAACAGCGTGCGACACAAGATCAGATTGCTTATTTTGGACAGACACCATCCCAACTTCTGACTGTTCCTCACTTAAAGAAGAAGCCATTAGCCGAGGTTCTGCATTTGCAG ACAATATTTCGAAACCCCAAAGAAGTCAAGCCATATGTTGTTCCATCCCCACAGCACTGCAATCTACCTGCAGCTGCCATTCACGCATCTTCAGACATGGTTGTGGTTGTTGATATGAATGCACCAGCAGCTCATATTGCACAACACAAGTGGCAGCCCAATACGCCTGATGGCCAGGGTACTCCATTCCTTTTTCATCATGGGAAAGCTGCATCAGGGTCTGCTGGTGGACTTATGCGCATGTTCAAAGGGGCAAGTGATGAAGAGTGGCTATTTCCCAAGGCATTAGCTTTTGCTGCTTCTGGAATTAGGAGCCAAGCTATTGTTGCTGTAACATGTGACAAAGAAATCATTACTG GTGGGCATGCTGATAATAGTATTAGGGTAGTATCTTCAGATGGAGCTAAAACCTTGGAGACAGCTTATGCGCACTGTGCTCCTGTAACTTGCGTTGGTCTTTCACCGGATAGTAACTATCTGGTGACAGGATCTGAAGATACAACAGTAATAATCTGGAGAATACATAGGTCACATACATCTCGTGTATCAGACTCTTCCATTAGCTCACTTCCTTCAACCAGCGGTACTTCTTCATCACATTTGTTCTTCGAAAAGAATCAGAGACGCCGCATTCAGGGTCCTCTACAGGTACTTCGGGGGCACCACGGTGAAATACTTAGTTGTTGTGTCAACTCAGATGTTGGAGTAGTTGTTTCATGCTCCGAATCATCAGATGTTCTCTTGCATTCAATAAGGAGGGGACGTTTAATCAAAAGGCTGGATGGTGTTGAGGCACATTCTGTTTGCCTTTCCTCTGAAGGGGTTGTCATGACCTGGAATGAATCACAGCATACTCTCTGTACCTTTACTATTAATGGTGTTATGATAGCCAAAACTGAATTATCTTTCTATAAAGGCGTCACTTGCATGGAAATCTCTGTTGATGGGAGGAATGCTTTGCTAGGAATCAGTTCTGCAGAAAATAGTAAACCCCAGGATAACAGTTGGTGGAACAAGACAGGTATAACTGATCCTGATTCACCACCAAAAGAAACTCATGAAGCCGACAGAATCGATGTCCCATCACCATCAATTTGCTTCTTGGATTTGCACACTCTGGAG GTAATTCATGTAATGAAGCTAGCAGAAGGACAGGAAATCACAGCTCTTGCACTAAACAAGGATAACACGAATCTTTTGGTTTCAACTTTGGATAAAAATTTGATTATCTTCACTGATCCAGCT